The Iamia majanohamensis genome window below encodes:
- a CDS encoding DUF3817 domain-containing protein, protein MADTSSSTVPMPSVARPLRIAALAEGVSYLVLLCAVVAKYGFDAGGEGGVPIIGPIHGIIVIVYAALVLMGRDEQGWDGPRTLLALALSAVPAGGFYVEQRMITVPPRRRPSPT, encoded by the coding sequence GTGGCTGACACCTCGTCCTCGACCGTCCCGATGCCCTCGGTGGCCCGGCCCCTCCGCATCGCCGCCCTGGCCGAGGGCGTGTCCTACCTCGTGCTCCTCTGCGCGGTGGTGGCCAAGTACGGCTTCGACGCCGGGGGCGAGGGCGGGGTGCCGATCATCGGCCCGATCCACGGCATCATCGTCATCGTCTACGCCGCCCTGGTCCTCATGGGGCGCGACGAGCAGGGCTGGGACGGCCCCCGCACCCTCCTGGCCCTGGCTCTCTCGGCCGTGCCCGCCGGCGGGTTCTACGTGGAGCAGCGCATGATCACGGTGCCGCCCCGCCGCCGCCCCTCCCCCACCTGA